A genomic window from Labrys wisconsinensis includes:
- a CDS encoding antitoxin Xre/MbcA/ParS toxin-binding domain-containing protein: MARGPASSSFVLNVHAEPDSIQAAFLRRALSALERIAGSVPVTTLADVLAAPTDAGSLARLLSRSDVIGTAVAELDPLVPALARNVEHRQALLAAAGGVVSAEAAGRVLGITRQAVDKRRRAGALLAVREGSDWRYPVCQFGQGEVVPGLAEVVRGLGAAGPWATLDFLLAPDTALGGRTPLEALRSGDLDAVRRLVRAERGDGFA; the protein is encoded by the coding sequence ATGGCCCGTGGGCCGGCATCATCGAGCTTCGTGCTCAACGTGCACGCCGAGCCTGATTCGATTCAGGCAGCCTTCCTGCGTCGGGCCTTGTCCGCCCTGGAGCGGATTGCCGGAAGCGTGCCGGTCACGACCTTGGCGGACGTGTTGGCCGCTCCAACGGATGCCGGATCGCTGGCCCGGCTTCTCAGCCGTTCCGACGTGATCGGTACGGCCGTCGCCGAGCTCGATCCGCTCGTGCCCGCGCTGGCCCGCAATGTCGAGCATCGCCAGGCACTGCTCGCAGCAGCCGGCGGCGTGGTGTCGGCCGAGGCGGCCGGCCGCGTGCTCGGGATCACCCGCCAGGCCGTGGACAAGCGCCGGCGCGCCGGCGCGCTGCTTGCGGTCCGCGAAGGCAGCGACTGGCGCTACCCCGTCTGCCAGTTCGGCCAGGGAGAGGTCGTCCCGGGCCTCGCAGAGGTCGTGCGCGGCCTCGGCGCGGCCGGGCCTTGGGCGACACTGGATTTCCTGCTGGCGCCCGACACGGCGCTCGGGGGCCGGACACCCCTCGAGGCCTTGCGCAGCGGTGATCTCGACGCGGTGCGCCGCCTCGTCCGGGCCGAGCGGGGCGACGGCTTCGCATGA
- a CDS encoding RES family NAD+ phosphorylase gives MKPARPAGPRGPTGAAPLPPAWLGGVALPIDVLPPGTVLHRIHRLAFAPVLFGPGAGIPPTYRFDSAGSRFGVLYVGLSRGAAMAETLLRNPQRRMVALADVADRAATELSCRRALRVVRLHGAGLQTVGTDNAVSTGPYGPCGAWSDALWDHADRPDGIAYQSRHDSAQLCLALFERTGMAFDVRATTPLTAMLHAVAAMLDAYGKSLAPA, from the coding sequence ATGAAGCCTGCGCGACCGGCCGGCCCCCGCGGACCGACCGGCGCCGCGCCCCTGCCGCCGGCCTGGCTCGGCGGCGTCGCCCTGCCGATCGACGTCCTGCCGCCGGGCACGGTGCTGCATCGCATCCACCGCTTGGCGTTCGCGCCGGTGCTCTTCGGTCCGGGCGCCGGCATCCCGCCGACCTATCGCTTCGACAGCGCCGGCAGCCGTTTCGGCGTGCTCTATGTCGGGCTGTCGCGCGGCGCCGCCATGGCGGAAACCCTGCTGCGCAACCCGCAGCGGCGGATGGTCGCCCTCGCCGATGTCGCGGACCGCGCCGCGACCGAGCTCAGCTGCCGCCGGGCCCTGCGGGTCGTCAGGCTGCACGGCGCCGGGCTGCAGACGGTCGGGACCGACAATGCCGTCTCGACCGGCCCGTATGGGCCCTGCGGCGCCTGGTCGGACGCGCTCTGGGACCATGCGGACCGGCCGGACGGCATCGCCTACCAGTCTCGCCACGATTCCGCGCAGCTATGCCTGGCTTTGTTCGAGCGCACCGGCATGGCATTCGACGTCCGGGCGACGACGCCGCTGACGGCGATGCTGCACGCGGTCGCGGCCATGCTCGACGCCTACGGCAAGTCGCTCGCGCCGGCCTGA